The following coding sequences are from one Epilithonimonas vandammei window:
- a CDS encoding aminotransferase class V-fold PLP-dependent enzyme produces the protein MFDINNIRTQFPILNQQVNGKPLVYLDNAATSQKPISVLETWKKYYETINANVHRGIHTLSQLATEEMELSRQKIQRFINAKHDYEVIFTKGTTEGINLVAYALTNQIKKDDEIIISYLEHHSNIVPWQMLCERTGAKLKVIPMDENGILQIDVLDSWLNEKTKVVSVNQVSNALGIINPIEKIIEKTRQLSNAYVLIDGAQSSPHFKIDVQKLDCDFFVFSGHKMYAPMGSGILYGKESVLENLHPFHGGGEMIAVCSFEKTTYAGLPFKFEAGTPNVGGNIALGAAVDFINQIGHENLQNHENELLTYAQKKLLELEGIKIYGEKANRTGVVSFNLEGVGIASDTGMILDKMGIAVRTGHHCTQPIMDFFSIAGTVRASFAVYNTLEEIDILVEGVKKAQKMLV, from the coding sequence ATGTTTGATATCAACAACATAAGAACACAATTTCCAATTCTGAATCAGCAGGTGAACGGTAAACCATTGGTTTATCTAGACAACGCTGCAACATCTCAAAAACCGATTTCAGTTTTAGAAACTTGGAAAAAATATTACGAAACCATCAACGCGAACGTCCACCGTGGGATCCACACTTTGAGTCAGTTGGCGACGGAAGAAATGGAACTTTCCCGACAGAAGATTCAAAGGTTCATCAATGCAAAACACGATTACGAAGTTATTTTTACCAAAGGAACAACGGAAGGAATCAATTTGGTGGCTTATGCTTTGACGAATCAGATTAAGAAAGATGATGAGATTATCATTTCATATTTGGAACATCATTCCAACATTGTTCCCTGGCAAATGCTTTGCGAAAGAACCGGCGCAAAACTGAAAGTCATCCCAATGGATGAAAACGGAATATTGCAGATTGATGTTTTGGATTCTTGGTTGAACGAAAAAACGAAAGTTGTTTCCGTGAATCAAGTTTCTAATGCTTTAGGAATCATCAACCCAATCGAAAAAATCATAGAAAAAACAAGACAACTTTCCAACGCTTATGTTTTGATAGATGGCGCGCAATCTTCGCCTCACTTCAAAATCGATGTTCAGAAATTGGATTGCGATTTCTTTGTATTCTCAGGACACAAGATGTACGCGCCAATGGGAAGCGGAATTCTTTACGGTAAAGAATCTGTTTTGGAAAATCTTCATCCTTTCCACGGCGGTGGCGAGATGATTGCGGTTTGTAGTTTCGAGAAAACCACTTATGCAGGTTTACCTTTCAAATTCGAAGCTGGAACTCCGAATGTTGGTGGAAATATTGCGTTGGGAGCTGCTGTTGATTTCATTAATCAAATTGGTCACGAAAATCTTCAAAACCACGAAAACGAACTTCTGACCTACGCTCAAAAAAAACTGCTGGAACTAGAAGGAATCAAAATCTATGGTGAAAAAGCCAACAGAACAGGTGTCGTTTCTTTCAACTTAGAAGGCGTTGGAATTGCCTCAGACACAGGAATGATTCTCGACAAAATGGGAATTGCCGTAAGAACCGGACATCATTGTACACAGCCTATTATGGATTTTTTCAGCATTGCCGGAACTGTTCGTGCAAGTTTTGCAGTTTATAATACTTTGGAAGAGATTGATATTTTGGTCGAAGGTGTGAAAAAAGCGCAGAAAATGTTGGTCTAA
- the lon gene encoding endopeptidase La — MTEFENMNFEEMLDDGLGIIAEEINFSDIDNEENHQSQDLFPILPVRNMVMFPSVVTPITAGREKSKKLLEDAHKENKFIGIICQKNPNEENPTEKDLYIIGTLAKIIKIIKLPEGNITAITRGYYRFKIKKMVSNEPYFIAKIITQKDFKPKDEEEFLALMDNIKDLAEKIINIDPNIPNAAQFALKNIEGEEELLNFVSANGNFSSDKKQKLLDEKTLIGRANALYEMMHDDYRHLELKNQIHQKTSKDLDKQQREYFLNQQIKTIQEELGGGAESDVDEFKKKAAKITWSNDVENHFQKELQRLQRQHPNSPDYNVQRNYLDFFTDLPWGHYSKDHFDLHKAEKLLDKEHFGLEDIKKRILEHIAVLKLKNDMKSPILCLVGPPGVGKTSLGKSIADSLGRKYVRVSLGGLHDESEIRGHRKTYIGAMAGRILQSIKKSGTSNPVIVLDEIDKIGQGIHGDPSSALLEVLDPEQNSNFYDNFLECGYDLSKVMFIATANSLSSVQRPLLDRMEIISIAGYTLEEKIEIAKRHLIKKQLQENGLEAKSLKIGNAELKHIIDAHTSESGVRTLEKRIAGIARWVALQLAMEKQYNPKISIEKVDEILGVPRPKTFSEITDVPGVVTGLAWTSVGGDILFIESILSKGKGGLTMTGNLGNVMKESATIALEFIKAHYEELGISEEDIEKKNIHVHVPEGATPKDGPSAGIAMLTSMVSSYKNKKVKSHLAMTGEITLRGKVLPVGGIKEKLLAATRAGIKEVILCEANRKDVGEIKKDYLNNLKINYVSNMSEVIEIALK; from the coding sequence ATGACAGAATTTGAAAATATGAATTTTGAGGAAATGCTTGACGACGGTCTCGGAATCATCGCAGAAGAAATTAATTTTTCGGACATCGATAATGAAGAGAACCATCAATCTCAAGACCTTTTCCCGATTCTTCCCGTAAGAAATATGGTAATGTTCCCGTCTGTGGTTACACCAATTACCGCCGGCAGGGAAAAATCCAAAAAATTGCTGGAAGATGCACATAAGGAAAATAAATTTATAGGAATCATCTGCCAAAAAAACCCGAATGAGGAAAATCCTACGGAAAAAGACCTGTACATCATCGGAACTCTGGCCAAGATCATCAAGATCATAAAACTTCCGGAAGGGAATATTACAGCCATTACGAGAGGTTATTACCGATTCAAAATCAAAAAAATGGTTTCTAATGAACCGTATTTTATTGCCAAAATCATAACGCAAAAAGATTTTAAACCAAAAGATGAAGAAGAATTTTTGGCTTTGATGGACAACATCAAAGATCTTGCAGAAAAAATTATCAATATTGATCCAAATATTCCAAATGCTGCGCAGTTTGCGCTAAAAAACATCGAAGGTGAAGAAGAACTGCTCAACTTTGTCTCTGCCAACGGTAATTTTTCTTCTGACAAAAAACAAAAATTGCTAGATGAAAAGACATTGATTGGACGTGCTAATGCTTTATATGAAATGATGCACGACGATTACCGTCATTTGGAATTGAAAAATCAGATTCATCAAAAAACAAGCAAAGATCTTGACAAACAGCAACGGGAGTATTTCCTGAACCAGCAGATTAAAACCATTCAGGAAGAGTTAGGTGGTGGTGCAGAATCTGATGTAGATGAGTTCAAGAAAAAGGCAGCAAAAATCACTTGGAGTAATGACGTTGAAAATCACTTCCAGAAAGAATTACAGAGGCTTCAGCGGCAGCATCCTAACTCGCCAGATTATAATGTTCAGCGAAATTATCTGGACTTTTTTACAGATTTGCCTTGGGGACACTATTCTAAGGATCATTTTGACCTCCACAAAGCCGAAAAACTTTTGGATAAAGAACATTTTGGACTGGAAGATATCAAAAAACGCATCCTGGAACATATTGCTGTTTTGAAACTGAAGAACGATATGAAATCACCAATCCTTTGTCTCGTTGGTCCTCCGGGAGTTGGAAAAACTTCGCTTGGAAAGTCAATTGCAGATTCTTTGGGGAGGAAATATGTTCGGGTTTCTCTCGGCGGTTTGCATGATGAAAGTGAAATCCGTGGACATAGAAAAACTTATATCGGTGCGATGGCGGGAAGAATACTCCAATCTATCAAAAAATCCGGAACATCTAATCCTGTGATCGTTTTGGATGAGATCGATAAAATCGGACAAGGGATTCACGGAGATCCAAGTTCAGCCCTACTAGAAGTCCTTGATCCTGAACAAAATAGTAACTTTTATGATAATTTCCTTGAATGTGGTTACGACCTTTCCAAAGTAATGTTCATTGCGACAGCTAACTCGCTTTCGTCTGTACAGCGTCCGCTTTTGGATAGAATGGAAATCATCAGCATTGCGGGTTACACTTTAGAAGAAAAGATTGAAATTGCTAAAAGACACTTAATCAAAAAACAACTTCAGGAAAATGGTTTGGAGGCCAAATCACTGAAAATCGGTAATGCTGAACTAAAACATATCATCGATGCTCATACTTCTGAAAGCGGTGTGAGAACTTTGGAAAAAAGAATTGCGGGAATTGCGCGTTGGGTTGCTTTGCAGCTGGCTATGGAAAAGCAATATAACCCAAAAATTTCTATTGAAAAAGTAGATGAAATTCTTGGTGTTCCGAGACCGAAAACATTCTCGGAGATTACAGATGTGCCAGGTGTTGTGACAGGTTTAGCTTGGACTAGTGTTGGCGGTGACATTTTATTCATCGAGAGTATCCTTTCCAAGGGAAAAGGCGGTCTAACAATGACAGGAAATCTTGGAAACGTGATGAAAGAATCTGCAACAATTGCTCTAGAATTCATCAAAGCGCATTATGAAGAACTGGGAATTTCGGAAGAAGACATCGAGAAGAAAAATATCCACGTTCACGTTCCAGAAGGCGCAACGCCGAAAGATGGTCCTTCTGCCGGAATTGCGATGCTAACATCAATGGTTTCCAGCTATAAAAATAAAAAAGTAAAATCTCATTTGGCTATGACCGGCGAAATTACTTTGAGAGGAAAAGTCCTTCCTGTTGGTGGCATCAAAGAAAAACTTTTGGCAGCGACAAGAGCTGGAATCAAGGAAGTCATTCTTTGTGAGGCGAACAGAAAAGATGTAGGGGAAATCAAAAAAGATTACCTGAATAATCTAAAAATCAACTATGTTTCTAATATGAGCGAGGTGATTGAAATCGCATTGAAATAA
- a CDS encoding alpha/beta hydrolase, with the protein MKTSLFFSLFLVLVSFFSKAQMDDKFYQPKKEMKTLEFKNIENISLPVESDTITAVVLKPESRQIKKTILFFHGAGGNISTYQFMTKPLVEAGFQVVMIDMRGYGKSTGKPTHLNVAADGQKMFDYLLLRKDISNTKIYVYGASLGSQIATHLAKDNLSKISGLILEGGMSSFTDIAIFFKPEYKEVIEKFVVSPYSAKEDVKSLAGLPKLFIYSKNDKTVPFEHGQLIYNSAPEPKQFLEYKADHLEAISSEKDQVLKAIEKL; encoded by the coding sequence ATGAAAACATCATTATTTTTCTCATTATTTTTAGTATTAGTTTCGTTCTTCTCCAAAGCGCAGATGGATGATAAATTTTATCAGCCTAAAAAGGAAATGAAAACGTTAGAATTCAAAAACATTGAAAACATAAGCCTTCCCGTTGAAAGCGACACGATAACAGCAGTGGTTCTAAAGCCGGAATCAAGACAAATCAAAAAAACAATCCTTTTTTTCCATGGTGCAGGCGGTAATATATCAACCTATCAGTTTATGACAAAGCCTTTGGTGGAAGCAGGATTTCAGGTTGTCATGATCGATATGAGAGGTTACGGGAAATCTACAGGGAAGCCAACACATCTTAATGTGGCTGCAGATGGCCAGAAAATGTTTGATTATCTGTTGTTGAGAAAAGACATCAGCAATACAAAAATTTATGTTTATGGCGCTTCCTTAGGATCTCAGATCGCAACGCACCTGGCAAAAGATAACCTATCGAAAATCTCAGGATTGATTTTGGAAGGCGGAATGTCATCATTCACAGATATTGCAATTTTTTTCAAACCGGAGTACAAGGAAGTTATTGAGAAATTTGTTGTTTCTCCTTATTCTGCAAAAGAAGATGTAAAATCTCTTGCCGGACTTCCTAAACTATTTATTTACAGTAAAAATGATAAAACAGTTCCTTTTGAGCACGGCCAGCTTATTTACAATAGTGCTCCGGAACCAAAACAATTTCTGGAATATAAAGCAGATCATCTGGAAGCGATATCATCTGAAAAAGATCAAGTTCTGAAAGCTATTGAGAAATTATAA
- a CDS encoding phosphatidylserine decarboxylase family protein — MKLHKESKGTLIVAILFIAFVGAISIYYLHLWSLVIMIPLLIMLGLIFWFFRVPYRAILDHNENVVAPVDGKVVMIKEVFEDEVLKANCIQVSIFMSPLNVHICRYPVSGDVIYKKYHPGKYLVAWHEKSSTENERTTVAVKSMTNHQVVFRQIAGYVARRIVFYCNIEDKAKAGHEFGFIKFGSRMDVFLPLDTEILCKIGDKTKGGIDVIARMKD; from the coding sequence ATGAAATTACATAAAGAATCAAAAGGTACATTGATCGTTGCAATACTGTTTATTGCATTTGTCGGGGCAATTTCCATTTATTACCTGCATCTTTGGTCATTGGTGATTATGATCCCTCTTTTGATAATGTTAGGACTTATTTTCTGGTTTTTCCGGGTTCCCTACAGGGCCATTCTAGATCATAACGAAAACGTAGTAGCGCCTGTTGATGGTAAAGTGGTGATGATTAAAGAAGTTTTCGAAGATGAGGTTCTCAAAGCCAATTGCATACAGGTTTCTATTTTTATGTCGCCGCTCAATGTTCATATCTGCCGATATCCGGTAAGTGGAGATGTGATATATAAAAAATACCATCCAGGGAAATATCTCGTAGCGTGGCATGAAAAATCTTCTACGGAAAATGAAAGAACAACTGTGGCGGTAAAAAGTATGACGAACCATCAAGTCGTTTTCCGCCAGATTGCCGGTTATGTCGCCAGAAGAATTGTTTTCTATTGTAACATCGAAGACAAGGCAAAGGCAGGACACGAGTTTGGTTTCATCAAATTCGGATCTAGGATGGATGTCTTCCTACCGCTTGATACGGAGATCCTCTGTAAGATTGGTGACAAGACCAAAGGCGGAATAGACGTCATCGCAAGAATGAAAGATTAA
- a CDS encoding phosphatidate cytidylyltransferase, whose translation MDKNFFQRSLSGLVYVLVIAICTTPVGAYLFSSFLPEVKQQYLFYGLITFFFAVGIFECIRIMKFDNGIYKWLVFPIAAFIYYTFTKRFFYHGFFFNVNLSEMLSLALIPIAAITLFKFPKELYFENGKLIFTVVYLALPFGFALGLPKFSTLDTEKTFTLEVFMLFVLIWSSDTFAYLTGKFFGKHKMAPKISPKKTWEGFAGGVVLTLVLGFFVEQYFPELRGNWMIVGLLVSIFAPLGDLVESQLKRSFAVKDSGNIIPGHGGVLDRLDSFIICAPVVYLYFILEKLF comes from the coding sequence TTGGATAAAAATTTCTTTCAGCGCTCATTGTCGGGACTTGTTTATGTTCTGGTCATAGCCATTTGTACCACGCCAGTCGGCGCATATCTGTTCAGTAGCTTTCTTCCGGAAGTCAAACAGCAATATCTTTTTTATGGACTGATAACATTCTTTTTTGCCGTTGGCATTTTTGAATGCATCAGAATCATGAAATTTGATAACGGTATCTATAAATGGCTTGTTTTTCCGATTGCAGCATTTATTTACTACACTTTCACGAAACGGTTTTTTTATCACGGTTTTTTCTTCAATGTCAATCTGAGCGAGATGCTTTCTCTTGCACTTATTCCAATAGCCGCCATCACATTATTCAAATTTCCCAAGGAGCTTTATTTTGAAAACGGAAAACTGATTTTTACTGTAGTTTATCTCGCTTTGCCTTTTGGGTTTGCTTTAGGCTTGCCAAAATTCAGCACGCTTGATACGGAAAAAACTTTTACACTAGAGGTTTTCATGCTTTTTGTTTTGATATGGAGCAGCGATACTTTTGCTTATTTAACAGGGAAGTTTTTTGGGAAACATAAGATGGCGCCTAAAATCTCCCCTAAAAAGACGTGGGAGGGATTTGCTGGTGGTGTAGTCCTCACATTGGTATTGGGATTCTTTGTAGAGCAGTATTTCCCTGAACTGAGAGGAAACTGGATGATTGTCGGATTGCTGGTCTCTATCTTTGCTCCATTAGGAGATTTGGTAGAAAGTCAGCTAAAGCGTAGTTTTGCAGTCAAAGATAGTGGAAACATTATTCCGGGTCACGGTGGCGTTTTGGACAGATTAGACAGCTTCATAATCTGTGCACCGGTTGTTTATCTGTATTTTATTTTAGAAAAATTATTTTAG
- a CDS encoding LUD domain-containing protein produces MSLFKKFVNKIMNQSEEEEPDVTKLADQLRDADLDYKFAQLFTHSGGFFNYCADESEALQTLNQIIKIEQINDVFCWDQDLRNFLDVIKCKYSPELTEDNDAAFITCEYLIAFDGRIMLSHNNILHYHSSRLPSKIIIMANVSQIASNLNEAMMKVKRAGNLKNLTSISGSQSKLDTPNKDNTKLFLLLLED; encoded by the coding sequence TTGAGCCTGTTCAAGAAATTCGTTAATAAAATAATGAATCAGTCTGAGGAAGAAGAGCCGGATGTTACCAAACTTGCGGATCAACTTCGTGATGCAGATCTGGACTACAAGTTTGCCCAGCTCTTTACGCATTCCGGGGGATTCTTTAATTATTGTGCAGATGAGTCTGAAGCTTTGCAGACCCTGAACCAGATCATAAAGATAGAACAGATTAATGATGTGTTCTGCTGGGATCAGGATCTAAGAAATTTTCTTGATGTCATCAAATGCAAATATTCTCCAGAACTTACAGAAGATAATGATGCCGCATTTATTACCTGCGAGTATCTGATAGCGTTTGATGGCAGAATCATGTTGTCTCATAACAATATCCTTCATTATCATTCCTCTCGCTTGCCAAGCAAAATCATTATTATGGCTAATGTTTCACAAATTGCAAGCAATCTGAATGAAGCTATGATGAAGGTAAAACGCGCAGGAAACCTTAAAAACCTTACCTCAATAAGCGGAAGTCAGTCCAAATTGGATACACCTAATAAGGATAATACCAAACTTTTCTTACTTTTGCTGGAAGATTAA
- the ftsH gene encoding ATP-dependent zinc metalloprotease FtsH, producing MNNKGFNWFIPVLLGIILLIFLPGLLGDSMVKNIDEKEFYGLVQQGKVNEVMVYRDSFKADVYLTKEAKSELQKGEKKSDPLSMINVKPSPDFVLTYGDLRYFQEKFDQINSKLPKQARMEFGKSQGFFSDLLFTALFWIGIMALFYFVLFRKMGGGAGGPGGQIFSIGKSRAKLFDEKDKIQVTFKDVAGLEGAKEEVQEVVDFLKNSEKYTKLGGKIPKGVLLVGPPGTGKTLLAKAVAGEAKVPFFSLSGSDFVEMFVGVGASRVRDLFAQAKAKSPAIIFIDEIDAIGRARGKNNFSGGNDERENTLNQLLTEMDGFGTDTNVIVMAATNRADILDKALMRAGRFDRSIYVDLPELHERKQIFEVHLAKIKLDPNIDREFLAKQTPGFSGADIANVCNEAALIAARNSHESVTKQDFLDAVDRIIGGLEKKNKAIKPSEKKRVAFHEAGHATISWLVEHAAPLLKVTIVPRGRSLGAAWYLPEERQLTTTEQMLDEICATLGGRAAEHAVFGNISTGALSDLERVTKQAQAMVTIYGLNDKVGNISYYDSSGQSEYNFGKPYSEQTAKVIDEEISKLIETQYQRAVSILTENRDKLDALAQKLLDKEVIFREDLEEIFGKRAWDPELTEKPVSSLDNPADAGNVLNTES from the coding sequence ATGAATAATAAAGGATTCAATTGGTTCATACCAGTTTTATTAGGAATTATTTTACTCATATTTCTTCCGGGATTATTGGGAGATTCTATGGTGAAAAATATAGATGAAAAAGAATTTTACGGATTGGTTCAGCAAGGCAAAGTCAATGAAGTAATGGTTTACAGAGACAGCTTTAAAGCGGATGTTTATCTTACTAAGGAGGCTAAGTCTGAACTGCAAAAAGGCGAAAAGAAAAGCGATCCGCTTTCTATGATAAACGTGAAGCCGAGTCCGGATTTTGTATTAACTTATGGTGACCTGAGATATTTCCAGGAAAAATTTGATCAGATCAATTCCAAGCTTCCGAAACAGGCAAGAATGGAATTCGGGAAAAGTCAGGGCTTTTTCTCAGATCTTCTTTTTACAGCATTATTCTGGATTGGGATTATGGCGTTATTCTATTTCGTCCTTTTCAGAAAAATGGGCGGTGGCGCAGGCGGTCCTGGCGGTCAGATTTTCAGCATAGGAAAATCCAGAGCTAAGTTGTTCGATGAAAAAGATAAAATCCAAGTAACATTTAAAGATGTTGCCGGATTGGAAGGTGCAAAAGAAGAAGTTCAGGAAGTCGTAGATTTCCTTAAGAACTCTGAAAAATATACCAAATTAGGTGGCAAGATTCCAAAAGGTGTTCTTCTAGTGGGGCCTCCGGGAACAGGTAAAACATTGCTTGCAAAAGCTGTGGCAGGTGAAGCAAAAGTTCCGTTCTTCTCATTGTCTGGTTCCGATTTCGTAGAAATGTTTGTGGGTGTTGGAGCTTCCAGAGTAAGAGACCTTTTTGCTCAAGCTAAGGCAAAATCTCCGGCGATTATCTTTATCGATGAAATTGATGCTATTGGTAGAGCTAGAGGTAAAAACAATTTTTCAGGCGGAAACGACGAAAGAGAAAATACATTAAACCAGCTACTTACAGAAATGGATGGTTTTGGAACAGACACTAACGTTATTGTGATGGCGGCCACCAACAGAGCAGATATTCTGGATAAAGCTTTGATGAGAGCTGGGCGTTTTGACAGATCAATTTATGTTGATTTGCCAGAGCTTCACGAGAGAAAACAAATCTTTGAAGTTCATTTGGCAAAGATTAAACTCGATCCAAATATTGACAGAGAATTCTTAGCTAAGCAAACACCGGGATTCAGCGGAGCAGATATTGCAAACGTTTGTAACGAAGCGGCTCTTATCGCTGCTAGAAACTCACACGAGTCGGTTACAAAACAAGATTTCCTAGATGCTGTGGACAGAATAATCGGCGGTCTTGAGAAAAAAAATAAAGCAATAAAACCTTCGGAAAAGAAAAGAGTGGCCTTCCACGAAGCTGGTCATGCAACAATTTCTTGGTTGGTAGAGCATGCTGCACCATTATTGAAGGTTACCATCGTGCCAAGAGGTCGTTCTCTGGGTGCAGCTTGGTATCTTCCGGAAGAGAGACAGCTAACCACCACAGAACAGATGCTAGATGAGATCTGTGCAACCCTAGGCGGTAGAGCTGCGGAACACGCTGTTTTTGGAAATATATCTACAGGTGCTTTGTCCGATCTAGAAAGAGTGACCAAACAAGCTCAGGCAATGGTTACAATTTATGGTCTTAATGATAAAGTCGGAAACATTTCTTACTATGACAGCTCAGGCCAATCGGAATATAACTTCGGAAAACCATATTCTGAACAGACGGCCAAAGTGATAGATGAGGAGATTAGTAAATTAATCGAAACGCAATATCAAAGAGCAGTTAGTATCCTTACTGAAAATAGAGATAAATTAGATGCATTAGCGCAGAAGTTATTAGACAAAGAAGTAATTTTCCGCGAAGATCTTGAAGAAATCTTCGGAAAAAGAGCTTGGGACCCGGAATTGACAGAAAAACCGGTGTCAAGTTTAGATAATCCTGCCGATGCTGGAAACGTCTTAAATACAGAGAGTTAA
- the rsfS gene encoding ribosome silencing factor, with product MSKSTEKQLLVDKIVEAIQDTKGEDIQIFDLSGIENSVADTFVICSGNSNTQVSAIAGNIEKKVRNDIRERPWHVEGTENAMWVLVDYVSVVVHVFQKQIRDYYDIEELWGDAKITKIES from the coding sequence ATGAGTAAAAGTACAGAAAAACAATTATTAGTCGACAAGATCGTAGAAGCGATTCAGGATACAAAAGGAGAAGATATTCAGATCTTTGATCTATCGGGCATAGAAAATTCAGTAGCAGATACATTTGTCATCTGCAGCGGAAACTCTAATACGCAGGTTTCTGCAATAGCGGGCAACATAGAAAAAAAAGTCAGAAATGATATCAGAGAAAGACCTTGGCATGTAGAAGGAACGGAAAATGCAATGTGGGTTTTGGTAGATTACGTTTCCGTTGTAGTACACGTGTTCCAAAAACAGATACGTGATTACTATGACATAGAAGAACTTTGGGGCGATGCTAAGATCACAAAAATCGAAAGCTAA
- a CDS encoding biotin--[acetyl-CoA-carboxylase] ligase, whose amino-acid sequence MNRLLYLENCVSTQDEIINLINEDETTAVFTFNQTKGRGQYGNKWEVIPNENLAYSIGVISNTISISGVCLNYYTAIIVRDFLDNMTNVSACIKWPNDIILNGKKVCGILIEKTKKNGNDYFIIGIGINILQKDFSNLPKAGSILSVTGVNIDLITFIQDFHTYFISRIMNISDEEKILEEYNLHLFKRDTISVFQKNKVRQNGIVKNADNAGYLWIDLENEGLQKFFHKEIEMLY is encoded by the coding sequence ATGAACCGTTTACTCTATCTCGAAAATTGTGTTTCCACTCAAGACGAAATCATAAACCTCATTAATGAAGACGAAACAACCGCCGTTTTTACCTTTAATCAAACCAAAGGCCGCGGCCAATATGGTAATAAATGGGAAGTGATTCCGAATGAGAACCTTGCTTATTCTATAGGTGTAATCAGTAATACGATAAGTATTTCCGGTGTATGCCTCAATTATTATACCGCCATTATCGTGAGGGATTTTCTAGACAATATGACAAATGTATCTGCATGCATAAAATGGCCAAATGACATCATTCTGAACGGAAAAAAGGTTTGTGGGATCCTCATCGAGAAAACAAAAAAGAACGGTAACGATTATTTTATTATCGGTATTGGAATTAATATCCTTCAAAAAGATTTTAGCAATCTGCCCAAAGCCGGCTCAATCCTTTCTGTTACAGGCGTCAATATTGATTTGATAACGTTTATTCAGGATTTTCATACTTACTTTATTTCCAGAATTATGAATATCTCGGATGAAGAAAAAATTCTTGAAGAATATAATTTACATCTTTTCAAAAGGGATACAATTTCGGTTTTTCAGAAAAACAAAGTGCGACAAAATGGCATAGTTAAAAACGCTGACAATGCAGGATATCTGTGGATTGATTTAGAAAATGAAGGATTACAAAAATTCTTTCATAAAGAAATCGAAATGCTTTACTGA
- a CDS encoding LptF/LptG family permease, which produces MKIIDLYVIKKYLGTLIFMLMLLSVIVLVVDVQSKTPRIESNGFTVGYFLLNFYPFWILNLILTFMSILIFITVIFFTSRMANNTEIVAIISSGASFHRFARPYLITSLLIACFTLALNHFILPWSNIKKNVLEPYTYNSLNREKLLGNVTIASNLNPSEYIFVNSYNKKENRGSGYMYQRFDKNKKLIYQITAMDIQWEPKKKHFIVNNFSERTVRKDDTELLANGASKIQDFKMPPSELFPDVLVAQNKTTPELIEMIKREKMKGNSNVTSFYNELYQRTSMPFSIIILTFLGLSLSSQKKRGGLGLNLALGIALAFLFVFSFQVLNVVSENKTLPPLLAMWLPNIVFAPIAAYLYIKRANQ; this is translated from the coding sequence ATGAAAATCATAGATCTTTACGTCATTAAAAAATATCTGGGAACACTCATTTTTATGTTGATGCTGCTTTCTGTAATTGTCTTGGTAGTAGATGTACAATCTAAAACACCGAGGATAGAGAGTAATGGTTTTACGGTTGGTTATTTTCTTCTGAATTTTTATCCGTTCTGGATTCTGAATCTCATACTGACATTTATGTCGATATTGATTTTTATTACAGTCATTTTCTTTACCTCCAGAATGGCTAATAATACAGAGATTGTTGCAATCATTAGTAGTGGTGCCAGTTTTCACAGGTTTGCAAGGCCCTATCTTATCACATCGCTTCTTATTGCATGTTTTACTTTGGCGCTCAATCATTTCATCTTGCCTTGGTCCAACATCAAAAAAAATGTTTTGGAGCCTTACACCTACAATTCGTTGAACAGGGAAAAGCTATTGGGTAATGTAACTATTGCTTCCAACCTCAATCCCAGCGAATATATTTTTGTAAACAGTTACAATAAAAAAGAAAACCGCGGTTCTGGGTATATGTATCAGAGGTTTGATAAAAACAAAAAACTGATCTATCAGATCACAGCTATGGATATCCAGTGGGAGCCGAAGAAAAAGCACTTTATAGTAAATAATTTCTCCGAGAGAACCGTGAGAAAAGATGATACGGAACTGCTGGCAAATGGAGCGTCTAAAATACAGGATTTTAAGATGCCGCCATCGGAGCTCTTTCCGGATGTTTTGGTTGCGCAGAACAAAACAACTCCGGAACTGATCGAAATGATAAAACGGGAAAAAATGAAAGGAAACAGCAATGTTACTTCTTTTTATAACGAGCTGTACCAACGGACATCTATGCCGTTTTCTATTATTATTCTGACTTTCTTGGGATTATCTTTGTCTTCGCAGAAAAAACGTGGCGGGCTTGGGCTGAATCTTGCTTTGGGAATTGCTTTGGCGTTTCTGTTCGTATTTTCTTTTCAGGTTCTTAATGTCGTTTCGGAGAATAAAACATTGCCACCGTTGCTGGCTATGTGGCTTCCAAACATCGTTTTTGCACCTATAGCAGCATATCTTTACATCAAGAGAGCCAATCAGTAA